From Styela clava chromosome 6, kaStyClav1.hap1.2, whole genome shotgun sequence, one genomic window encodes:
- the LOC120331979 gene encoding atlastin-2-like isoform X1: MEKAQKLVNILEFGSEDDGGLTLSLDALSKVLCQPAIKDKPLAVVGIAGALRTGKSFLMSILMRYLKNKGWKNSDWIGDDDKCADDGIEWRKGTKAHTRGIVIWNEIFTIEKNGEEISILLLDTQGLFDDTMSKEENMKIFTFTVLMTSHLMLNIKSQIDERELESLEFFTEYAKSASVEPGSECPFQNLLFLIRDWQYPYERAYGEKGGQDYLKEKLEQKVSKTELNSVRQNLKSTFQDLKCFLMPFPGPCVYNPEFDGKNKDMNADFLENVKGLAETLFGSTNLKLKSFNQKYLTGKELWFLLQSCNETFTNGKLPIVGNMVLAFAKMRNRIAMTEALCKFEETYKEEESKHAKKLERNLYEFYEKSLYAAKQHFGDQSRFGGEDLRIPYQEMLISECQDRFHIYANWDDLRKIKAQNFSSQKRHEIWTRYRENMKKDLGTGYNEPDVFKKHHKKNQIALLEAYRCETAKCASYTKEHELLLIEDIEHSKKKFEQLNDDLGLIMALGSQVPSNRQPEDVLTEEQQDLVRQYEACLLFYQLSLEYKEEFEKFSALYVAEDDLKKQLNEMKKSYYELFEDRWPRHGANIETYRDKFLKLLDEEYQDCLNLNARNKNVFENVIQESKTKMKAQYCETMDGIIHEGYCDPQDLQNIHEKTIQKLEGNFKEELQGIDSGAQTDVLSKCQEEIGKEFKEFKKRNQKHAQQKPKLDKSMIEEKIVMALEIVVASLPIIKKLRAVMNTVKKAFPATAKLSTSMGGLTISVPSLAIGASVVAVGALTAYCVYKYYDKEKRSIEQ; encoded by the exons ATGGAAAAAG CGCAGAAGTTGGTAAACATATTAGAATTTGGCTCTGAAGATGATGGCGGATTAACATTGTCTCTGGATGCCTTGTCTAAAGTATTGTGCCAACCAGCGATCAAAGACAAGCCACTCGCAGTCGTTGGTATCGCAGGTGCACTTAGAACCGGAAAGTCTTTTCTGATGTCAATTTTGATGcgatatcttaaaaataaaggA TGGAAGAATTCGGACTGGATAGGAGACGATGACAAATGTGCAGATGATGGTATTGAATGGAGAAAAGGTACTAAAGCTCACACGAGAGGAATTGTTATATGGAATGAAATTTTCACCATAGAAAAAAATGGCGAAGAG atttcGATATTGCTGTTGGACACGCAGGGTCTTTTTGATGACACCATGTCAAAAGAAgagaatatgaaaatatttacatttacaGTTTTGATGACATCACATCTCATGCTGAATATCAAGTCCCAAATTGATGAACGAGAATTAGAATCATTAGAG TTTTTCACTGAATATGCTAAAAGTGCATCTGTTGAACCAGGGAGTGAATGTCCTTTTCAG aatctcttatttttgattcgagattGGCAATATCCATATGAAAGAGCCTATGGAGAGAAAGGAGGACAAGACTATCTCAAAGAAAAATTAGAACAAAAGGTTTCCAAAACTGAGTTAAATAGTGTCaggcaaaatttgaaatctacATTCCAGGACTTGAAATGCTTCTTGATGCCATTCCCTGGCCCATGTGTCTATAATCCAGAATTTGATGGCAAAAATAAAG ACATGAATGCAGACTTTCTTGAGAATGTGAAAGGGCTTGCTGAAACACTATTTGGATCAACTAACTTGAAGTTGAAATCTTTCAATCAGAAATATCTAACAGGGAAAGAACTTTGGTTTCTTCTGCAATCATGTAATGAAACTTTCACCAATGGAAAGCTACCTATTGTTGGAAACATGGTTCTG GCCTTTGCTAAAATGAGGAATAGAATTGCTATGACAGAAGCCTTGTGCAAATTTGAAGAAACATACAAGGAA GAAGAATCCAAGCATGCTAAAAAGTTGGAAAGAAATCTTTATGAGTTTTATGAAAAATCTCTATATGCGGCAAAACAACATTTTGGAGATCAAAGTAGATTTGGTGGAGAAGATCTAAGAATTCCTTATCAAGAAATGTTAATATCGGAATGTCAGGACCGGTTTCATATATATGCGAACTGGGATGATCTGAGAAAG ATCAAAGCACAAAATTTTTCATCACAAAAGCGTCATGAAATTTGGACTAGATATCGGGAAAACATGAAAAAG GACCTTGGTACTGGTTATAATGAGCCTGATGTTTTTAAAAAGCATCACAAAAAGAATCAAATAGCTTTGTTGGAGGCTTACAGGTGTGAGACTGCAAAATGTGCATCCTATACTAAAGAACATGAATTGCTACTGATAGAGGACATTGAACACTCTAAAAAGAAGTTTGAACAACTGAATGATGATTTAGGTCTTATTATGGCTTTGGGAAGTCAAGTTCCATCCAATCGTCAACCAGAAGATGTTTTAACAGAA GAACAACAGGATCTTGTTAGACAATATGAAGCTTGTCTTTTGTTTTATCAATTATCTCTCGAATACAAAGAggaatttgaaaaa TTCTCTGCCCTGTATGTTGCCGAAGATGATTTAAAGAAACAACTAAATGAGATGAAAAAATCATATTATGAGTTGTTTGAAGATAGGTGGCCCAGACATGGGGCAAATATTGAAACTTACAGAGATAAATTTTTGAAGTTACTGGATGAAGAATATCAAGATTGCTTAAATTTGAACGCAAGGAACAAG AATGTTTTTGAAAATGTAATACaggaatcaaaaacaaaaatgaaagcaCAATATTGTGAAACAATGGATGGG ATAATTCACGAGGGTTATTGTGACCCCCAAGATCTCCAGAATATACACGAAAAAACAATACAAAAGCTGGAAGGAAACTTTAAAGAAGAATTACAAGGAATAGATAGTGGAGCTCAGACCGATGTGCTGAGTAAGTGCCAAGAAGAAATAGGCAAAGAGTTTAAGGAGTTCAAAAAAAGAAACCAAAAGCATGCCCAACAGAAACCCAAATTAGACAAGAGCATGATTGAGGAAAAAATCGTTATGGCACTGGAAATTGTTGTTGCCTCATTGCCGATCATAAAAAAGCTTCGTGCAGTCATGAACACAGTGAAAAAGGCTTTTCCTGCCACAGCTAAACTTTCGACATCAATGGGAGGACTGACAATATCGGTACCTTCACTGGCAATAGGAGCTTCTGTTGTTGCTGTAGGTGCTCTCACTGCTTATTGTGTGTATAAATATTATGACAAAGAAAAGCGGTCGATAGAGCAATAG